In Tribolium castaneum strain GA2 chromosome 4, icTriCast1.1, whole genome shotgun sequence, one DNA window encodes the following:
- the LOC103315228 gene encoding zinc finger protein 687a — MLSANSSVSWTKKHSLLSKWNILFDKSPEWISFKPQMGLKVYPCYSCKNMFSSKLTFQDHINRRVVIIKYKCIECTNTFTFYNRCSLILHARKHFSLSEGKINLANVDIFLLPVDLAGFARHESIPFLYDEEEEYPSDNSYINCQFYTPDDADKGKQMVTFRPFNLVFHYAEGSNNVLLVIKQLSLNIPLCEFVPQNHDKPAKPATNGHLEPEIKQEVEEDFTLPVISKIESLPQCSECNTTIEGPLVSHFQGANKPLDESLCCYICKYVAPTKCSLKAHVRTHENIAPHVCPECGKLFNSWTLLDKHMEEVCFHLSKQVRFRCPALKCGKLFVMPNTYASHFANHFQSILRCSDCSSNFFTESDFTDHAKNHESCTSFKTFNCTVCKNSPTLGEEKTTEHVNWHLRDRETCVYIFTCRSCRSYFRSTTTYSVHKQRCLKNEKTPNIVTASCQFCSQKIQYKEKDSLKVCTSCKQINHLRGTPGKSSDEKKSTCMLCKEDLLPENLNSHMKLCKYNNPIVTIHAINNESKDSDETSSSEPSNLDSSNDSLKTEETPRSKKRKRSSNSSTPKSKKPAEENDLQAEKPISFDGTYYCKLCDYKNTERSEFHNHVKTHRDISTAYQCMECGECFVVRPSLVKHLAHFHQVTDSEQYFAENSCYDKCAIEELENNLKLVPGEHKGPVKENQCSVCLEEFEDGLALSKHFRIHGMAFLMKKTK, encoded by the exons ATGTTGTCTGCCAACAGTAGTGTGTCTTGG ACTAAAAAACATTCTCTCCTCTCAAAGTGGAACATCCTCTTTGACAAATCGCCGGAATGGATCTCCTTCAAGCCTCAAATGGGTTTGAAGGTCTACCCGTGCTACTCGTGCAAGAACAT GTTTTCGTCCAAACTAACGTTCCAAGACCACATTAACCGGCGTGTGGTGATTATCAAATACAAATGTATAGAATGCACAAATACGTTCACATTTTACAACCGCTGTTCTCTCATTCTCCACGCGCGTAAACACTTCAGTCTCAGCgaaggaaaaataaatttagccAATGTTGATATTTTTCTCCTGCCGGTGGACCTGGCAGGGTTTGCGCGACACGAAAGCATCCCGTTTTTGTACGACGAGGAGGAAGAGTACCCAAGTGACAATTCTTACATCAACTGCCAGTTTTACACACCTGATGATGCGGATAAGGGCAAACAAATGGTCACATTTCGGCCGTTTAATCTCGTTTTTCACTACGCCGAAGGGTCGAATAACGTGCTCTTAGTCATCAAACAACTCAGTCTTAATATTCCACTGTGCGAGTTCGTGCCTCAAAACCACGACAAACCAGCGAAACCAGCGACTAATGGGCATCTCGAACCTGAGATAAAGCAAGAAGTGGAGGAGGACTTCACCCTACCGGTGATTTCCAAAATTGAGTCGCTCCCGCAGTGTAGTGAGTGTAACACGACGATTGAGGGCCCTCTTGTGAGCCACTTCCAAGGGGCGAATAAGCCTCTGGATGAGTCGTTGTGTTGCTACATTTGCAAATACGTGGCCCCCACGAAGTGTTCGCTCAAAGCGCACGTAAGGACTCATGAGAATATAGCTCCTCATGTATGTCCCGAGTGTGGTAAACTATTCAACAGTTGGACACTTCTCGATAAACACATGGAGGAGGTTTGCTTCCATTTGAGCAAGCAAGTACGGTTCAGATGCCCGGCCTTGAAGTGTGGCAAACTTTTCGTTATGCCCAACACTTATGCCTCGCATTTTGCCAACCACTTCCAATCGATTCTCAGGTGTAGCGACTGCAGCTCGAATTTTTTCACCGAGTCGGACTTTACCGACCACGCGAAAAACCACGAGAGTTGCACTTCGTTCAAAACTTTCAATTGCACGGTTTGTAAGAATTCGCCGACTCTAGGCGAAGAGAAAACAACCGAACATGTCAACTGGCATTTGAGGGACCGGGAGACTTGTGTTTACATTTTCACCTGTCGCTCGTGTCGCAGTTATTTCCGCTCGACCACCACTTACTCCGTACATAAACAAAGGTGtttgaaaaatgagaaaacgcccAATATTGTCACAGCCAGTTGCCAGTTTTGCagccaaaaaatacaatacaagGAGAAAGACTCGCTCAAGGTGTGCACCAGTTGCAAACAAATCAACCACCTTCGGGGAACCCCCGGGAAAAGCAGCGACGAGAAGAAGTCCACTTGTATGTTGTGTAAGGAAGACTTGCTTCCCGAAAATCTCAATTCGCACATGAAACTGTGCAAATATAACAACCCGATTGTCACGATACACGCAATCAATAACGAATCGAAAGACTCCGATGAGACTAGTTCGAGCGAACCGTCGAATCTTGACTCGAGTAACGACTCTCTCAAAACTGAGGAAACCCCCAGGAGTAAAAAAAGGAAACGTTCGTCAAACTCCTCGACCCCTAAGAGCAAAAAACCGGCCGAAGAGAACGACCTCCAAGCCGAAAAACCGATCTCGTTTGACGGAACGTACTATTGCAAACTATGCGATTATAAAAACACCGAAAGGTCCGAATTTCACAATCATGTGAAAACGCACCGTGACATCTCGACGGCGTATCAGTGTATGGAGTGTGGGGAATGTTTCGTTGTCCGACCTTCGTTAGTCAAACATTTGGCACATTTCCACCAAGTGACGGATTCCGAGCAGTATTTTGCCGAGAACAGTTGTTACGATAAGTGCGCGATTGAAGAACTTGAGAATAATTTGAAACTGGTTCCGGGGGAACATAAAGGCCCGGTTAAGGAGAATCAGTGTTCGGTTTGCTTGGAAGAGTTTGAGGACGGGCTGGCTTTAAGCAAACATTTTCGCATTCATGGGATGGCGTTCCTTATGAAGAAAACTAAATAG
- the niki gene encoding serine/threonine-protein kinase Nek8 isoform X2 has protein sequence MHLNYVKMNSNKFFEDYEKLKTVGQGAFGTATLYRRLNDGKQVVMKEVFLMDMDNSEKKSALNEVEILSNLNHPNIIKYLGSFQKEGSLVIIMEYADGGNLAQLINAKKHKNEIFTEKSILNILSQISAAISYMHTNKILHRDLKSANIFLNMNGNVKVGDFGISKMLNTRSQAQTVVGTPYYLSPEMCEGSDYNEKSDIWAIGCILYELACLRKPFEAMTLPVLVQKITACEYSNIPEIYSDELSQLVHSILQRDPVARPSAKYIHDTIVPKTAKKFEAQSAKISVSRERSILYKINNFGDDQQIIPQELPHKTIIDFSIGYSHSIVVTIDHCVHTWGENDFGQLGINNTQKQTFATIVKSLQHEKIIRCAAGRNFSLFLNAEGVVFSCGDAQQGCLGHGNWDSVQSPTIIALMHEKIAKISCGDEHVVALSTEGRVFTWGSSKNGQLGQGHMQYRCSPLAIKLLNLTKIKDIFCGENETVLLTINGQVLVSGLNNYRKLGVADQEKIYLFTPVPIREKIKFVSIGLNHTMMLTENGVLIALGRNSEGQLGKGNFINYPQPQTIKLRNKITMIACGLNFTVAADNRNVVWFWGSSYKTYKNMPHKNSNSVLPLSKNRGEDTMIIKDFGIEESLDQFDSQCAKIPRSILAFYASPSNIKTGNVIYVGEIKIKAGNLYVLAHTTTPPPVKQFTDRDINKDTMSQIGGTTAAPTTLTSLPNMV, from the exons ATGCACTTGAACTACGTAAAAATGAACAGCAACAAGTTTTTCGAAGATTACGAAAAACTCAAGACTGTAGGGCAAG GAGCTTTTGGTACCGCGACACTGTATCGACGTTTAAATGATGGGAAACAGGTCGTCATGAAAGAGGTTTTCCTGATGGATATGGACAATTCGGAAAAAAAATCAGCCTTGAACGAAGTTGAGATTTTATCAAACTTGAATCATCCCAATATTATCAA aTATCTTGGGAGTTTTCAAAAGGAAGGTTCGTTAGTCATAATAATGGAATACGCCGATGGTGGTAACTTGGCGCAGCTCATTAACGcaaagaaacacaaaaatgagATTTTCACCGAGAAAAGCATCCTAAACATTCTGTCACAAATCAGTGCCGCTATTAGCTACATGCACacgaacaaaattttacacag AGACTTGAAATCGgcaaacatatttttgaacATGAACGGTAACGTAAAAGTGGGCGATTTTGGCATTTCTAAAATGCTCAATACCCGATCACAAGCGCAAACTGTCGTCGGCACCCCTTACTACCTCAGTCCCGAAATG tgCGAAGGGTCTGACTATAACGAAAAGTCCGACATTTGGGCAATCGGCTGCATTCTGTACGAGCTCGCATGTTTGAGGAAACCGTTCGAAGCGATGACTTTACCAGTCCTcgtccaaaaaatcacagcg tGCGAATATTCCAACATTCCTGAAATATATTCGGACGAGTTGTCGCAACTCGTCCACTCGATTCTGCAAAGAGACCCAGTTGCGAGACCCTCAGCGAAATACATCCACGATACGATTGTACCAAAAACAGCGAAAAAATTTGAAGCACAAAGCGCCAAAATAAG TGTTTCACGAGAACGCTCGATCCTCTACAAAATCAACAATTTCGGCGACGACCAACAAATAATCCCCCAGGAGTTGCCCCACAAAACAATCATAGATTTCTCGATCGGCTATAGTCACAGTATTGTTGTTACGATCGATCACTGTGTGCACACTTGGGGCGAAAATGATTTCGGCCAGCTTGGGATAAACAATACGCAGAAACAAACATTCGCCACAATAGTAAAATCCTTGCAGcacgaaaaaattattcg ATGCGCGGCAGGACGAAACTTTAGTCTTTTTTTGAATGCCGAAGGGGTTGTGTTTAGTTGTGGGGACGCACAGCAAGGGTGCTTGGGCCATGGTAATTGGGATTCGGTGCAAAGTCCCACAATAATAG CACTAATGCACGAAAAGATCGCCAAAATATCCTGCGGTGACGAACACGTGGTTGCGCTATCAACCGAGGGCAGAGTGTTCACCTGGGGCTCCTCAAAAAACGGCCAACTTGGCCAAGGCCACATGCAATACAG ATGTTCTCCTCTGGCTATAAAACTTCTCAATTTGACGAAGATAAAAGACATATTTTGCGGGGAAAACGAAACTGTTTTATTAACAATCAACGGCCAAGTTCTAGTGAGTGGATTGAACAATTACCGCAAACTTGGAGTCGCAGATcaggaaaaaatttatttattcactcCTGTGCCGAtcagagaaaaaattaaattcgtcTCCATTGGTTTAAACCACACGATGATGCTAACGGAAAACGGGGTCCTAATTGCCTTGGGGCGAAATTCCGAAGGGCAGTTAGGAAAAGGAAATTTCATTAACTACCCCCAGCcacaaacaattaaattacgaaataaaattaca ATGATCGCGTGCGGTTTGAACTTTACTGTGGCGGCCGATAATCGAAATGTTGTTTGGTTTTGGGGTTCTTCGTACAAAACGTATAAAAACATGCCGCACAAAAACAGCAACTCTGTTCTGCCTTTGTCCAAAAATCGAGGCGAAGACACGATGATAATTAAAGATTTTGGGATTGAAGAGAGTTTGGATCAGTTTGACTCACAATGTGCGAAAATTCCGCGCTCCATATTGgc gttTTATGCGTCTCCAAGTAATATTAAAACAGGGAATGTTATTTATGTGggtgaaataaaaatcaaagcgGGTAATTTGTACGTGCTAGCACACACTACCACGCCTCCGCCTGTCAAACAGTTCACTGATAGAGATATTAATAAAGACACA ATGTCACAAATTGGAGGTACTACAGCTGCGCCCACTACGCTAACAAGTTTGCCAAACATGGTTTaa
- the LOC662395 gene encoding probable transmembrane reductase CYB561D1 produces the protein MYNPRLYTLCSSSHREKAHDPLREPLLGASSKMADSALNPAPDDDDETAETTTLQSVAPGVTPPTKTMDSRKKPTSHQAAFSTFFQHLTTTAHACILLYVILIIYFCFSTDFQFFTWHPLLLSVGWMFLMTEAILSLSKDNLFTGTLPKGVRVRLHWIFQSIACVLITIGFVVVYVNKDYLNKQHFKTWHGLLGLIGIVFCIPSCLNGVAALYHGSLRQLVRPKIVKFVHILTGIVSFGFGGAALILSVYTKWFERHSSGNIVTFLLGLAFVSVAVMWTLVRPVITCCRQLRHLM, from the exons ATGTATAATCCCCGGCTCTACACACTGTGCTCTAGTTCCCATCGTGAAAAAGCCCACGACCCATTACGAGAGCCACTCTTGGGTGCAAGCTCGAAAATGGCAGATTCAGCCTTGAATCCGGCACCTGATGACGACGACGAAACCGCCGAAACCACTACTCTGCAGTCCGTTGCACCAGGGGTCACTCCACCCACGAAAACAATGGACAGTCGCAAAAAACCTACATCACATCAAGCCGCATTCTCCACATTTTTCCAGCATTTAACAACAACAGCCCATGCCTGCATCCTCCTATACGTAattctaataatttatttttgtttttctacaGATTTCCAGTTTTTTACGTGGCATCCTCTCCTCTTATCAGTGGGA TGGATGTTTCTAATGACTGAGGCGATTTTGTCGCTTTCGAAAGACAACCTGTTCACGGGGACGCTACCGAAAGGTGTCAGAGTGCGCCTGCATTGGATTTTCCAAAGCATAGCTTGTGTCTTAATAACTATAGGCTTTGTGGTGGTTTATGTCAATAAGGATTACTTGAATAAGCAGCACTTTAAGACATGGCATGGGCTGCTGGGGCTCATTGGgattgttttttgtattcCGAGTTGTCTCAACGGTGTAGCCGCGCTCTACCACGGCAGTTTGAGACAACTAGTTAGGCCTAAGATCGTTAAATTCGTGCATATTTTAACCGGTATTGTTAGTTTTGGTTTCGGGGGCGCTGCACTGATTTTGAGTGTTTACACCAAATGGTTTGAGAGACATTCCAGTGGGAACATTGTTACTTTTCTGTTAGGCCTAGCCTTCGTTTCCGTAGCCGTGATGTGGACTCTTGTACGACCTGTGATAACTTGCTGTAGACAGTTGAGGCATCTAATGTAA
- the LOC662288 gene encoding uncharacterized protein LOC662288: protein MWKTFQHGENLYMIKIVQDDNLRLVVTDFQNIWVQDVSRDELLQQFQEANPLFDIKIEEVGSEVIEAINSISDCTNVEMVESDEGLKLILNTIKSEYKIRFKFNLLKSPSETFLKEITVPLIQTVKHLEERQSMLINLLHKKDRELEEYKLEKGLISRDDLITEKFDVEKLSSIDDKLMMNVFGQNETFWNCFVGQHGNIEANIEDVKQDPWNHIKRKRKVYSSKTVTKKGKGINYDN from the exons aTGTGGAAGACGTTTCAGCATGGGGAGAATTTATACATGATTAAAATCGTGCAAGACGACAACCTGAGACTTGTCGTGActgattttcaaaatatctgGGTTCAAGATGTCTCCAGAGACGAACTTCTGCAACAATTTCAA GAAGCTAACCCTCTGTTTGATATTAAAATAGAAGAGGTTGGGTCTGAAGTTATAGAGGCTATAAACAGCATTTCTGATTGCACTAATGTTGAAATGGTGGAGAGTGATGAGGGGCTAAAGCTGATCCTAAACACCATAAAGTCTGAATATAAAATACGGTTCAAGTTTAACTTACTTAAGTCACCATCAGAAACT tttttaaaagaaattacagTGCCCTTAATTCAGACAGTGAAACACTTGGAAGAACGTCAGAgcatgttaattaatttacttcaTAAAAAAGATAGAGAACTGGAAGAATATAAACTTGAGAAAGGTTTAATTTCCAGAG acGACTTAATTACTGAAAAATTCGATGTAGAAAAGCTGAGTTCTATCGATGATAAATTAATGATGAACGTTTTTGGACAAAATGAGACGTTTTGGAACTGTTTTGTGGGTCAACATGGCAACATAGAAGCCAACATTGAAGA tgtgAAGCAGGATCCTTGGAATCATATAAAACGTAAAAGAAAAGTTTATTCCTCAAAAACCGTCACCAAAAAGGGTAAAGGCATTAACTAcgacaattaa
- the Bcat gene encoding branched-chain-amino-acid aminotransferase, cytosolic, with product MSVITSKQCACKWVLQHQHKLKQAARACSLKVKEVLGLDELKTYEQYNDSEYTFRHRDLTTKLAEPDQLRAKPDVSELKFGQIFSDHMLKIFYHKQLGGWQKPVIIPFENISLHPAAKVLHYAVELFEGLKAYRGVDGKIRVFRPDLNMRRMNLSAQRAGLPTFDGEELTKCMNRLIQVDQEWVPHSEGSSLYIRPTLIGIDGTLGVAQSESALLFTILCPVGNYFSGGSESVSLLADPQYTRAWPGGVGDRKMGSNYGPTIRVQSTANSKGRQQVLWLYGPDHQVTEVGTMNIFIFYINNNGEKVLATPPLNGLILPGVTRASILQMTQDWKEFKVEERILTMDEVITLLRSDRLLEMFGSGTACIVSPIASIEYMGELLNIPTTEHDKPVYKRLREQLFAIQYGHVEHPWARVIE from the exons ATGTCAGTCATTACAAGCAAACag TGCGCCTGCAAGTGGGTCCTCCAGCACCAACACAAGCTCAAGCAAGCCGCCAGAGCGTGCAGTCTGAAAGTAAAGGAAGTCCTAGGACTCGACGAACTCAAAACCTACGAGCAGTATAACGACTCCGAGTACACCTTTCGA CACAGAGATCTGACGACGAAATTGGCCGAACCGGACCAGCTCCGGGCCAAGCCCGACGTCTCCGAACTGAAATTCGGCCAAATTTTCTCCGACCACATGCTGAAAATCTTCTACCACAAGCAGCTAGGCGGGTGGCAAAAACCAGTGATTATCCCGTTCGAAAACATCTCGCTGCACCCCGCCGCCAAAGTGCTCCACTACGCCGTCGAG CTTTTTGAAGGTTTGAAAGCCTACAGAGGCGTGGACGGGAAAATCCGGGTCTTTCGACCGGACCTGAACATGCGGAGGATGAACTTGTCGGCCCAGAGGGCCGGCTTGCCCACCTTCGACGGCGAGGAGCTCACCAAGTGCATGAACCGGCTGATCCAAGTGGACCAGGAGTGGGTCCCGCACAGCGAGGGCTCCAGCCTTTACATAAGACCGACGCTAATCGGGATTGAT GGCACTTTGGGGGTGGCCCAGTCCGAGTCGGCCCTCCTCTTCACCATCTTGTGCCCAGTGGGCAACTACTTCTCGGGGGGTTCCGAGTCGGTGTCCCTCCTGGCGGACCCCCAGTACACCAGGGCCTGGCCTGGAGGTGTGGGCGACCGCAAAATGGGCTCCAACTACGGGCCCACCATCCGGGTCCAGAGCACGGCCAACAGCAAGGGGCGACAGCAGGTGCTGTGGTTGTATGGGCCCGACCATCAAGTCACTGAGGTCGGAACCATGAACATTTTCATCTTTTATATCAACAACAATGGGGAAAAAGTGCTGGCGACGCCGCCCCTGAACGGCTTGATCCTCCCGGGGGTTACCCGAGCGTCGATCTTGCAAATGACGCAAGACTGGAAGGAGTTTAAGGTTGAAGAACGGATCCTCACCATGGACGAGGTGATAACGTTGCTACGCAGCGACAGG ttGCTTGAAATGTTTGGGTCGGGGACGGCCTGTATAGTCAGTCCGATTGCTTCGATCGAGTATATGGGCGAGCTTTTGAACATACCGACCACCGAACACGACAAACCGGTCTATAAGCGGCTGAGGGAACAATTGTTTGCGATACAGTACGGACATGTTGAGCACCCGTGGGCCCGCGTTATAGAATAA
- the LOC662212 gene encoding ras-related protein Rab-8A, producing MALDFAATYKILVLGDSNVGKTCIVHRFCDERYYDTYISTIGIDFKQKIVNLDGVPIKLQIWDTAGQERFRTLTTAYYRGAMGILLLYDVTNLESFNHITYWLQNIEENASPHVITVLAGNKCESADRIVDAESGQKIAEHFDLTHFEVSCKDNVNIEASFMTLARKIREKREQKGYALNEPIKEDNSDLLKPKTELQIRACSAC from the exons atggcgctaGATTTCGCGGCTACTTATAAAATCTTAGTTTTAGGCGACTCGAATGTTGGTAAAACATGTATAGTGCATCGTTTCTGTGATGAAAGGTATTATGATACATACATATCGACCATAG GTAtagattttaagcaaaaaattgtaaacctGGATGGCGTCCcgattaaattacaaatttggGATACAGCCGGTCAGGAAAGGTTTCGAACCCTCACTACCGCCTATTATAGGGGCGCGATgggaattttacttttatatgACGTCACTAACTTAGAATCCTTCAATCATATAACATATTGGCTCCAAAATATCGAAGAG AACGCTTCCCCTCATGTAATCACAGTATTGGCTGGAAATAAATGTGAATCAGCGGATAGAATTGTCGACGCTGAAAGTGGACAAAAG ATTGCGGAACATTTCGATTTAACTCATTTTGAGGTTTCCTGCAAGGACAATGTCAACATTGAAGCGTCCTTCATGACTCTAGCTAGGAAAATTCGTGAGAAACGGGAACAAAAA GGATATGCTTTAAACGAACCAATCAAAGAAGATAATTCTGATCTTCTTAAACCCAAAACAGAGCTTCAAATTCGTGCATGTTCAGCATGTTAA
- the niki gene encoding serine/threonine-protein kinase Nek8 isoform X1, whose translation MHLNYVKMNSNKFFEDYEKLKTVGQGAFGTATLYRRLNDGKQVVMKEVFLMDMDNSEKKSALNEVEILSNLNHPNIIKYLGSFQKEGSLVIIMEYADGGNLAQLINAKKHKNEIFTEKSILNILSQISAAISYMHTNKILHRDLKSANIFLNMNGNVKVGDFGISKMLNTRSQAQTVVGTPYYLSPEMCEGSDYNEKSDIWAIGCILYELACLRKPFEAMTLPVLVQKITACEYSNIPEIYSDELSQLVHSILQRDPVARPSAKYIHDTIVPKTAKKFEAQSAKISVSRERSILYKINNFGDDQQIIPQELPHKTIIDFSIGYSHSIVVTIDHCVHTWGENDFGQLGINNTQKQTFATIVKSLQHEKIIRCAAGRNFSLFLNAEGVVFSCGDAQQGCLGHGNWDSVQSPTIIEALMHEKIAKISCGDEHVVALSTEGRVFTWGSSKNGQLGQGHMQYRCSPLAIKLLNLTKIKDIFCGENETVLLTINGQVLVSGLNNYRKLGVADQEKIYLFTPVPIREKIKFVSIGLNHTMMLTENGVLIALGRNSEGQLGKGNFINYPQPQTIKLRNKITMIACGLNFTVAADNRNVVWFWGSSYKTYKNMPHKNSNSVLPLSKNRGEDTMIIKDFGIEESLDQFDSQCAKIPRSILAFYASPSNIKTGNVIYVGEIKIKAGNLYVLAHTTTPPPVKQFTDRDINKDTMSQIGGTTAAPTTLTSLPNMV comes from the exons ATGCACTTGAACTACGTAAAAATGAACAGCAACAAGTTTTTCGAAGATTACGAAAAACTCAAGACTGTAGGGCAAG GAGCTTTTGGTACCGCGACACTGTATCGACGTTTAAATGATGGGAAACAGGTCGTCATGAAAGAGGTTTTCCTGATGGATATGGACAATTCGGAAAAAAAATCAGCCTTGAACGAAGTTGAGATTTTATCAAACTTGAATCATCCCAATATTATCAA aTATCTTGGGAGTTTTCAAAAGGAAGGTTCGTTAGTCATAATAATGGAATACGCCGATGGTGGTAACTTGGCGCAGCTCATTAACGcaaagaaacacaaaaatgagATTTTCACCGAGAAAAGCATCCTAAACATTCTGTCACAAATCAGTGCCGCTATTAGCTACATGCACacgaacaaaattttacacag AGACTTGAAATCGgcaaacatatttttgaacATGAACGGTAACGTAAAAGTGGGCGATTTTGGCATTTCTAAAATGCTCAATACCCGATCACAAGCGCAAACTGTCGTCGGCACCCCTTACTACCTCAGTCCCGAAATG tgCGAAGGGTCTGACTATAACGAAAAGTCCGACATTTGGGCAATCGGCTGCATTCTGTACGAGCTCGCATGTTTGAGGAAACCGTTCGAAGCGATGACTTTACCAGTCCTcgtccaaaaaatcacagcg tGCGAATATTCCAACATTCCTGAAATATATTCGGACGAGTTGTCGCAACTCGTCCACTCGATTCTGCAAAGAGACCCAGTTGCGAGACCCTCAGCGAAATACATCCACGATACGATTGTACCAAAAACAGCGAAAAAATTTGAAGCACAAAGCGCCAAAATAAG TGTTTCACGAGAACGCTCGATCCTCTACAAAATCAACAATTTCGGCGACGACCAACAAATAATCCCCCAGGAGTTGCCCCACAAAACAATCATAGATTTCTCGATCGGCTATAGTCACAGTATTGTTGTTACGATCGATCACTGTGTGCACACTTGGGGCGAAAATGATTTCGGCCAGCTTGGGATAAACAATACGCAGAAACAAACATTCGCCACAATAGTAAAATCCTTGCAGcacgaaaaaattattcg ATGCGCGGCAGGACGAAACTTTAGTCTTTTTTTGAATGCCGAAGGGGTTGTGTTTAGTTGTGGGGACGCACAGCAAGGGTGCTTGGGCCATGGTAATTGGGATTCGGTGCAAAGTCCCACAATAATAG AAGCACTAATGCACGAAAAGATCGCCAAAATATCCTGCGGTGACGAACACGTGGTTGCGCTATCAACCGAGGGCAGAGTGTTCACCTGGGGCTCCTCAAAAAACGGCCAACTTGGCCAAGGCCACATGCAATACAG ATGTTCTCCTCTGGCTATAAAACTTCTCAATTTGACGAAGATAAAAGACATATTTTGCGGGGAAAACGAAACTGTTTTATTAACAATCAACGGCCAAGTTCTAGTGAGTGGATTGAACAATTACCGCAAACTTGGAGTCGCAGATcaggaaaaaatttatttattcactcCTGTGCCGAtcagagaaaaaattaaattcgtcTCCATTGGTTTAAACCACACGATGATGCTAACGGAAAACGGGGTCCTAATTGCCTTGGGGCGAAATTCCGAAGGGCAGTTAGGAAAAGGAAATTTCATTAACTACCCCCAGCcacaaacaattaaattacgaaataaaattaca ATGATCGCGTGCGGTTTGAACTTTACTGTGGCGGCCGATAATCGAAATGTTGTTTGGTTTTGGGGTTCTTCGTACAAAACGTATAAAAACATGCCGCACAAAAACAGCAACTCTGTTCTGCCTTTGTCCAAAAATCGAGGCGAAGACACGATGATAATTAAAGATTTTGGGATTGAAGAGAGTTTGGATCAGTTTGACTCACAATGTGCGAAAATTCCGCGCTCCATATTGgc gttTTATGCGTCTCCAAGTAATATTAAAACAGGGAATGTTATTTATGTGggtgaaataaaaatcaaagcgGGTAATTTGTACGTGCTAGCACACACTACCACGCCTCCGCCTGTCAAACAGTTCACTGATAGAGATATTAATAAAGACACA ATGTCACAAATTGGAGGTACTACAGCTGCGCCCACTACGCTAACAAGTTTGCCAAACATGGTTTaa
- the boca gene encoding LDLR chaperone boca, with amino-acid sequence MRIIIVFFSLVLVNVSIAKKFKENEKPEWAKKDIRDYTEADMERLLEQWEEDDEPLEEDELPEHLRPLPKLDMSQLDPNNPQSLLEASKKGRTLMTFVSVSGNPTREETEELTKLWQTSLWNNHIQAERYLVDDDRAIFLFKDGSQAWTAKEYLVKQERCKGVTIEGKEYPGEFANVKEEL; translated from the exons ATGAGAATAATAATCGTTTTCTTTTCGCTGGTTTTGGTAAATGTTTCAATcgcgaaaaaattcaaagagaATGAGAAACCAGAGTGGGCTAAGAAGGATATTAGGGACTATACCGAAGCCGACATGGAACGTTTATTGGAACAGTGGGAA GAAGATGACGAGCCATTGGAAGAAGATGAATTGCCTGAACATTTACGTCCATTGCCGAAATTAGACATGTCCCAGCTGGACCCCAATAACCCTCAAAGCCTGCTTGAAGCGTCAAAAAAAGGGAgaactttaatgacttttgtTAGCGTTTCTGGGAATCCCACACGGGAAGAAACTGAAGAACTTACAAAATTGTGGCAAACTAGTCTTTGGAACAATCACATTCAAGCAGAAAG GTATTTAGTAGACGACGACAgggcgatttttttgtttaaagatGGGTCACAAGCTTGGACTGCGAAGGAGTACCTTGTGAAACAAGAACGGTGCAAGGGGGTTACTATCGAAGGGAAAGAGTATCCAGGGGAATTCGCAAATGTTAAAGAAGAATTATAA